The DNA sequence CGACACGACATCGGGACGCCGACCTCGTCCAGCGCCGGATCGACCACGTACAGGAACTCCGTAACTGAACGGTACGCACCGGCTACCGGTTCGTCAGTCGGCCTATAATCAAGTCCGTTCATCCTGATGAAAACGGTATGGAACGGCAACTCACGTGCGACGAGATCTTCGATGTCCTCGGAAATCGCCAGCGCCGACACGTCCTCTCCGCGCTGTTGGAATACGACGAGGCGACGACCGTCTCGGAACTCGCGGAGATGACGGGGTCGGAAAACGGCGGCAATCCCGAGCGGATCGAAATCGGTTTGGTCCACTCCCATCTCCCGCGTCTCGAAGGGATGGGCATCGTGGAGTACAACCCCGAAACCCGCATGGTCGAACCGACCACCGCCGTCACCGACCTCGAACCGTTTTTCGAACTAATTGAGAGTTGGTAGCGCGCGAAACGGGAGACCAGCGGAGAGGTAGGTTCAAGCTATTTCGGACGAAAGCGGCGGGCGTGAGCGACGATACGACCCGGCGCCACGAGCGAATCACGCGCCACGAAACCCCCGGTGGCCTGAACTCCTTGCAGTACTGGGCGGACGCCCGGAGTCCACTTCGGGTTGCGATACAGTACATCGTCATCTGGCTCGTGCGGATCAACCCGAGCCTACGACTGAAAAACTGGCTCCTACGCGGAATCGGCGTCACGATCGGTCGTGGCGTGTCGTGGGGGTTGGAATCGACGCCCGACGTGTTCTGGCCGGACCTCATCACCGTCGAGGACCACGCCATCATCGGCTACGACGCGACCATCCTCTGTCACGAGTTTTTGCAGGACGAGTATCGAACCGGCGAAGTCGTCATCGGCGAGCGCGCCATGATCGGCGCGAACGCCACCATCCTTCCCGGCGTCGAAATCGGCGACAACGCACGGGTCGCCGCCAACTCGCTCGTGACGCGGGACGTCCCCCCGGGAGCAACCGTCGCTGGTGTCCCCGCGACCGAGATGTCGAGCGACGACTCCGACTGACGCGGTACTCACAACTCGACGATTTCGACGTTCTCCGTCGCTTCCTTCGCCAGTTCGTACAACCCGTCAGGCTCCGCGTTGTCCACGATTTCGTGGGTCGCGTTGGTTTCGGGGTAATCGGGCGCGAGACGGTTACAGCCCGCCGGAATCGTGGATTCGGTGAAGGTGTCGATGCGGCGGGCGCGGGCGACGATGTCGCTCTTGTCCATCGTCAGGAGCGGACGGTGGACGGGCATGCTGGTCGAGGTGCTCACGACGCCCAGATTCCGGGCCGTCTGGCTGGACTTCTGCCCGATGGCTTCGCCGGTGACGATGCCGTGGGCGGACTCCTCGTTGGCGATGTGCTCGGCCACGCGGTACATGAACCGCCGGAAGACGAGCATGCGGGCGGGGCCGACCTCCTCGCCGAGGAGGTTCATGGCTTCGCCTGCGGGAACCTTCCGGACGCGCATGTCCTGGTTGGGGGCGTATCTGGCGAGCTTTCGGACGGTTTCGATGGCCCGCGCTTGGTGATCGATGCCGCCGTAATCCCCCAAATCGAGGTAGATGGGGACGATGGGACTGCCGCGCTTCATCACTTCCCACGTCGCCACGGGGGAGTCGATACCGCCGCTGACGAGCGAGACGAGTTTCGTTTGGGTGCCGAGCGGGAGGCCGCCGGGGCCGTCGCGCTTTTCCAGGAAGACGAAGGCGTCCGAGTCGCGCACTTCGACGAAGAACGTGATGTCGGGGTCGTCCAGATCGACTTCCGGGTCCTCCACGGCGTTCCAGACGGCCGTGCCGCCCTCTCGTTCGAGTTCCGTGCTGGTGAACGGGTGGTCCTTCGTCGCCCGCCGGGCGCGGACGGCGAAGGTACCGCCGTCGTACTGTTCGCGCGCCGCGTCGGCCAGCGTCTCCTCGATGACCTCCTGTTCCGGCGAAACGACCGCGGCGGGGCTGGCGGACTGCACGCCGAAGGTGTCCGCTGCGGCGGCCGTCGCCTCCTCGACGTCGGCTTCGGTCGTGTGGACCAGTAGGCGCGACCACTGTCGTTCGACTTCGGCGTCGATATCCCTCGCTTCGAGTATCGCGGCGATGTTGTCCCGAAGCCGCTTTTCCATCTCGGTCTGCACTTTCCCACTCTTCACGCCCACGTCACCGTGTCGGACGAGGACGGTGTCGGCTCCGGACGGATGCATAGCCGGGCATAACAGTGGGCCGGATAAACGACTGTCGAAGGCGTATGGGGTGTCGATGTCGCCGGACACGGCGACTGTTCCCCTTTTCAAACCCGTTCGCTGGCGTCGAGATACGAATCGAGTAACGGCGGGAAATCCCTGCCACGAAGGTATCGGAGGCCGAAATCCTCGGCCCAGTTGACGATGCCCGTGTCCTCGGTGACGACGCCCGCATCGAGTTCTCGGGCGAGGATGAGCAGGTCGAAATCCTCGCGGGAGTCCAAGACGCCGCGACGGAGGGTCGAGCGGTACTGGCTACGCAGGTCGGAGATGACGGACCCGACGTTGGAGTGACCGTCCTCGGACGCCTCGCGGACGGCGTTTTCGGAGACGCGGAGCCCTTTGTCCACGCGTCCGCTCATCTCGTCGATGAACCGGTAGACGAGTTCGGCGGGGATCATCACCTCGAAGCGGGCGGGGTTCTTCTTGATGACCCACGTTTCGAGCTTCGAGACGGTCGTTTCGGACACGTCGCGCTCTTCGAGGATGGTGGTGAGTTCGTCGTGGACGGACGGCGGCATGTAACAGGAGATGTTGAGCACGAGTTTCGCGGTGGCGATGGAGTCGAGGAGACGGTCGAGTGCGTCTTCCAACCCCTCGTCTTCGTCGCGGATTTCCTCCGAGAGGAAGAGTGACGTATCGAGGACGAACCGCTGTTTCAGCGGATGTTCCGGCATGAATGGCGATACGCGTGAGAGGGCAAAAACACTTCCATGTCATTTGTTCACATTCATCATGGCAGAACTTCTGAACAAAGTTCATAACGATAGATGACCAAGGTACAATTGTCGCTGGGACCACGGGAACACACCGGATGGCCCACGTCGATAAGACGTAGACGCGGAGCAAACACCAAGTCGTCGGTCAAACGACAACGAGGTCAACGCTCCGACGGAAAACCGAAGCGATGCAGAAATCGTCCGGAAGGACGGTCGTGAAGACCAAGTAACGGACGGCGTGAAAACGGCGTTCGTGAAACTGACGAGAGTCAGCCACGGTCGAAAGCGTCGTGGAAAACGTTTCCCATCCGGGTTCTAATCGTGGTTCCTGCGCGTTTCTCGTACTTATAACCTTCCGAGCCAGCGCGCCATTTCCAAACGGTTTATACCGGAGGGAGCGCAATTCCGCGATATGGCGAAAGAGCAAAAGGAAGTCCGCGAACTTAAAGAAGGCAACTATCTGATGATGGACGACGCAGCGTGCGTCATCAAGTCCTACAGCACCGCAAAGCCGGGCAAACACGGCAGCGCGAAGGCCCGTATCGAGGGCAAAGGCGTCTTCGACGACAAGAAACGAAGCATGAGCCAGCCAGTCGACGCGAAGATCTGGGTCCCGATCATCAACCGCAAACAGGGACAGGTCGTCAACGTCGAGAGCGAAACTGTCGCACAGGTCATGGACCTCGACACCTACGAGACCATCACCATCAAGACGCCCGAGGGAATGGGACTGTCGCCCGACGACACCATCGAATACCTCGAGATGGACGAACAACGCAAGATCGAACGCTAAATGTTTCCCGGCGCGTCTACTGACCGCGGACGAGCGGACTTCGTGGTGGTGGGTGCGCCGCTCGACGTATCCACCTCATTTCAGCCCGGTACACGGTTCGGTCCCGACGAAATCCGAAAGTACGCCCGAACCTTCGACGATTACGACCATCGAACCGGGCAGTTCTTTTCCGAACTCGGCGTTCACGACCACGGCGACGTCTACGCGTGGGACGATGCCGAGGAGTATCTGGAGTACCTCGAAGGCGTCGTCACCGACGTCGTCTGGGACGATGCGTGCCCGTTGCTTCTCGGTGGCGAACACACCATCACGGGGGCGGGTGTCAGCGCCACCGAGCCAAACGTGTTCGTCTGCCTCGACGCCCACCTCGACTTGCGTGAGGAGTACGACGGCAATCCCCTCAGCCACGCGACCGTCACTCGCCGCGTCCTCGACACCGTCGACGAAGCCGTAATCATCGGCGCTCGAACCGGTAGCGAGGACGAATGGGAGCGCGCTGCGAAATCGGACGTGACCGTCGTCCCGCCCGAGGAGGCGGCCGACTGGGAACCGGATTTCGACGGGGACGACAGCACGTACCTCAGCGTGGACATCGACGGTGCCGACCCCGCGTTCGCACCCGGCACCGGGACGATGGAACCGTTCGGTCTGTCTTCGCGGGAGATGCGCGACGTCGTCCGCGACGTCGCGCAAACGACGGACGTCGTCGGTTTCGACGTCGTCGAGGTCAACGACCGGGACGACGGCCAAGCCGCGACACTCGGCGGAAAATTATTGCGGGAGTTCGTGTTTTCGGCGGCGGAGCGTGGAGACTGACGGGCGTTTTGACTGACGAACGTTTTTCCCAAAAAGCGAATGAGGCGCGGTTAGAGCGCGCGCCGTACTTTGCGCATGATACGTCGCCTGAATCGTCGTGGGATTCGTCGCCACGTAGCCATGGCCTTACGGAACTTGCTCATATTCGTTCACCTCGGTATCGCTTTCCCCGAGACGGGGGAATGAACATCGCTCTCCCGCTGGCTTAACCGTGATGGCAGGTGAAACGGAAGGTCGGTCCGGACGGCGAAACGAAACTGGAATCGGACGTGCAAGCCGGGGCTTACAAACCGACGCCGACACGATACCCGTGCATGAACCTCGCCGAACTCACCGAACGGTACGACGACCGACTCCGAACCGACGACTTCGCCGACATCGACGCAAGCGCGAACGGGTTGCAAGTCGGGCCGAACGATCCGGAAGCCGTCGACGTCGAACGCGTCGCGTTCGCCGTCGATGCCGCCGAGCGGACCATCGAGGAAGCGGTGGAGCGGGACGCCGACGCGCTGGTCGTCCACCACGGACTCTCGTGGGGCGGCATCGAGCGCGTGACCGGACGCGACTACCGACGAATCGCGCCGCTCATCGAGAACGACGTAGCGCTGTACGTCTCCCATCTGCCGCTCGATTCGCATCCAGAACTCGGCAACGCGGCAGGGGTTGCGGATCTGTTGGGACTCGAATCGCGCGAACCCTTCGGACGAACGGGACCGGAGCACATCGGCCAGCAGGGACACGGCGACTTAACACGGGTGGAAATCGGCGACCTGCTTTCGTCCGAACTCGACACGGGCGGGCGGGACGTCCAGCAGTTCGACTTCGGCCCCGAGGAGATCGCACGCGTCGCCATCGTCACCGGAAGCGGCGTGGACTGGTTGGACGAGGCCGTCGAAGTCGGCGCGGACGCGCTGATCACCGGGGAAGGGAAGCAAAAGGTCTACCACGAAGCGCGTGAAGCGGGGCTGAACGTCTTCCTCGCGGGCCATTACGCGACGGAAACGTTCGGCGTGAAGTCGCTCGAATCGCTCGCCGAGGAGTGGGGGCTGACGACGACCTTCATCGACGCGCCGACCGGTCTGTGAGGGCTATCCTTCGACTCGGTACTCGTCGACCGCCGCTCTGATTTCTTCGGCCTTCACTCGACCGTGAGCGAGAAACGGGGCGATCACCGAAATCTGGTATCGTAACTTCGTGTTCGCCCCCGACACGTCGTCCGTCTCCGACAGGATTGCGAGGAGCATCCCGCTCGCGTTCCGGTACTCTATCGAGTCGTCGACCGTCTTCGAGCGAAGACCCTCGACGGACTCCATGATGTGCTCGTGTGCGTCCTCCTTTTCTATTTCGAGGTAAGCCGTCGCGAAGGTCATCTCCGAGCTAGTTGGTTCGGTACCGATGGATATAGTTCGGCCGGGCGACGCGGCAATCTCGTCTCCGATGATCGCCGGATGTCGTACGACGGCACTTCGAGGTAAAACCGAGGTTTATCTGCCTTCGCGGGATACCCACATCGTATGACGGTCTACGAAACCGACGTTCCCGGCGTCGGGAAGAAGTACGAGGTGGACACCGCCGATGGAACTCGGCTGGTAATCCTCCTGCACCACGACGGGAGACGTGAGATATATCTTCGCCCCGACGACGACGCGGACAGCGAACGGCTGTTTTCGCTCACCGGGAAACAGGCCCGTCAGGTCGGATCGATCCTCGAAGGGGCCTACTTCCAACCCGTCGAATTGGAGGACGTAACCGTACCGCTCGGGGACGCCATCATCGAATGGGTCGACGTGCCAGCGGATTCCGACGTGGTCGGGAAAACGCTTCAGTCGCTGGGATTGCGTAATCGAACCGGCGTCTCCATTATCGCGATTCAACGGGGGAAAGAGACGGTCCCGAACCCCGGTC is a window from the Haladaptatus sp. R4 genome containing:
- a CDS encoding translation initiation factor IF-5A, which codes for MAKEQKEVRELKEGNYLMMDDAACVIKSYSTAKPGKHGSAKARIEGKGVFDDKKRSMSQPVDAKIWVPIINRKQGQVVNVESETVAQVMDLDTYETITIKTPEGMGLSPDDTIEYLEMDEQRKIER
- a CDS encoding DapH/DapD/GlmU-related protein; the encoded protein is MSDDTTRRHERITRHETPGGLNSLQYWADARSPLRVAIQYIVIWLVRINPSLRLKNWLLRGIGVTIGRGVSWGLESTPDVFWPDLITVEDHAIIGYDATILCHEFLQDEYRTGEVVIGERAMIGANATILPGVEIGDNARVAANSLVTRDVPPGATVAGVPATEMSSDDSD
- a CDS encoding cation:proton antiporter regulatory subunit, with protein sequence MTVYETDVPGVGKKYEVDTADGTRLVILLHHDGRREIYLRPDDDADSERLFSLTGKQARQVGSILEGAYFQPVELEDVTVPLGDAIIEWVDVPADSDVVGKTLQSLGLRNRTGVSIIAIQRGKETVPNPGPEETIRADDILVTIGTREEQASLAGLVAADQPMEPDDTGY
- a CDS encoding Nif3-like dinuclear metal center hexameric protein encodes the protein MNLAELTERYDDRLRTDDFADIDASANGLQVGPNDPEAVDVERVAFAVDAAERTIEEAVERDADALVVHHGLSWGGIERVTGRDYRRIAPLIENDVALYVSHLPLDSHPELGNAAGVADLLGLESREPFGRTGPEHIGQQGHGDLTRVEIGDLLSSELDTGGRDVQQFDFGPEEIARVAIVTGSGVDWLDEAVEVGADALITGEGKQKVYHEAREAGLNVFLAGHYATETFGVKSLESLAEEWGLTTTFIDAPTGL
- the speB gene encoding agmatinase, translating into MFPGASTDRGRADFVVVGAPLDVSTSFQPGTRFGPDEIRKYARTFDDYDHRTGQFFSELGVHDHGDVYAWDDAEEYLEYLEGVVTDVVWDDACPLLLGGEHTITGAGVSATEPNVFVCLDAHLDLREEYDGNPLSHATVTRRVLDTVDEAVIIGARTGSEDEWERAAKSDVTVVPPEEAADWEPDFDGDDSTYLSVDIDGADPAFAPGTGTMEPFGLSSREMRDVVRDVAQTTDVVGFDVVEVNDRDDGQAATLGGKLLREFVFSAAERGD
- the thiI gene encoding tRNA uracil 4-sulfurtransferase ThiI, which translates into the protein MHPSGADTVLVRHGDVGVKSGKVQTEMEKRLRDNIAAILEARDIDAEVERQWSRLLVHTTEADVEEATAAAADTFGVQSASPAAVVSPEQEVIEETLADAAREQYDGGTFAVRARRATKDHPFTSTELEREGGTAVWNAVEDPEVDLDDPDITFFVEVRDSDAFVFLEKRDGPGGLPLGTQTKLVSLVSGGIDSPVATWEVMKRGSPIVPIYLDLGDYGGIDHQARAIETVRKLARYAPNQDMRVRKVPAGEAMNLLGEEVGPARMLVFRRFMYRVAEHIANEESAHGIVTGEAIGQKSSQTARNLGVVSTSTSMPVHRPLLTMDKSDIVARARRIDTFTESTIPAGCNRLAPDYPETNATHEIVDNAEPDGLYELAKEATENVEIVEL
- a CDS encoding winged helix-turn-helix domain-containing protein — translated: MERQLTCDEIFDVLGNRQRRHVLSALLEYDEATTVSELAEMTGSENGGNPERIEIGLVHSHLPRLEGMGIVEYNPETRMVEPTTAVTDLEPFFELIESW
- a CDS encoding RNA ligase partner protein, translating into MPEHPLKQRFVLDTSLFLSEEIRDEDEGLEDALDRLLDSIATAKLVLNISCYMPPSVHDELTTILEERDVSETTVSKLETWVIKKNPARFEVMIPAELVYRFIDEMSGRVDKGLRVSENAVREASEDGHSNVGSVISDLRSQYRSTLRRGVLDSREDFDLLILARELDAGVVTEDTGIVNWAEDFGLRYLRGRDFPPLLDSYLDASERV